The Lepus europaeus isolate LE1 chromosome 5, mLepTim1.pri, whole genome shotgun sequence genome includes the window GAGTGCGAGAGACGCTTCTGGAGACGCAAGCAGCTTCGAGCTCATCTGCGGCGGTGCCACCCGCCTGCCCCTGAGGCCCGACCCTTCATCTGTGGCAACTGTGGTCGGAGCTTTGCCCAGTGGGACCAGCTAGTTGTTCACAAGCGCGTGCATGTAGCCGaggccctggaggaggcagcagccaaGGCTCTGGGGCCCCGGCCGAGGGGCCGCCCTGCAGTGACCGCCCCCAGGCCCGGCGGGGATGCGGTAGACCGGCCCTTCCAGTGTGCCTGCTGTGGCAAGCGCTTCCGGCACAAGCCCAACCTGATCGCCCACCGCCGCGTGCACACCGGCGAGCGGCCGCACCAGTGCCCCGAATGCGGGAAACGCTTCACCAACAAGCCCTACCTGACTTCACACCGGCGCATCCACACTGGCGAGAAACCTTACCCGTGCACTGAGTGCGGCCGCCGCTTCCGCCACAAACCCAACCTGCTATCGCACAGCAAGATCCACAGGCGGTCGGAAGGCTCTGCTCAGGCTGCCGCCCCGGGTGCCGGGAGCCCCCAGCTGCCAGCCGGGTCCCTGGAGCCCCCGGCAGAGCCGCCCGCAGAGGCCGTAATGCAGCCAACCCAGGGGCCTGCACCGGATTCTACCCggcaggaccaggctgagacCCCGGCCTCACTCTACAGCTGCGACGACTGCGGCAGGAGCTTCCGGCTCGAGCGCTTCCTGCGCGCCCaccagcgccagcacacaggggagCGGCCCTTCACCTGCGCCGAGTGCGGGAAGAACTTCGGCAAGAAGACCCACCTGGTGGCGCACTCCCGGGTCCATTCCGGCGAGCGGCCCTTCGCCTGCGAAGAGTGTGGGCGCCGCTTTTCGCAGGGCAGCCACCTGGCTGCCCACCGGCGCGACCACGCCCCCGAGCGGCCCTTCGTCTGCCCCGACTGCGGCAAGGCTTTCCGTCATAAGCCCTACCTGGCCGCCCACCGGCGCATCCACACCGGCGAGAAGCCCTATGTGTGCCCCGACTGTGGCAAAGCCTTCAGCCAGAAGTCCAACCTGGTGTCCCACCGGCGCATCCACACGGGCGAGCGGCCTTACGCCTGCCCCGACTGTGACCGCAGCTTTAGCCAGAAGTCCAACCTCATCACTCACCGCAAGAGCCACATCCGGGACGGCGCCTTCTGCTGCGCCATCTGCGGCCAGACCTTCGACGATGAGGAGAGACTCCTGGCTCACCAGAAGAAACACGACGCCTGAAGGGGGCGGGCAGTGGAGGCGTGGGTGTCCCCGCAGGAGCTGGCGGAGATGTGTGGGTGGTTGCCTTGGTGCTGGTGGTGGGGATGTATGGGAAACCCGCTGGGGACACAGGAGGCtgaggacacagggagggagTTCAACACCCCCCTACTCCACCCCTTCCCCACGGCCCGGGCCTCCAGCTGGTGTTTGCTGAGGCTCTCTCCTGACTGTTGCGCCCGGGAGAAGTAGCAATAGCAGCCGGGTCTAACCCTTAGAGCCCTGCGCTTAGAGGGACCTCCCGTGGAAAGGAAGGCCCTGCATCCTCTGGTGTTAACGCCTTAACGCCCCCGTCTTTTCCCATGAATTACTCCT containing:
- the REPIN1 gene encoding replication initiator 1 isoform X3, giving the protein MLEHRCRDPLAMGPAQHRLISGTSQKSPQSLETESRRLKQQGTSVAQAPGQAPGRAHRCAHCRRHFPSWVALWLHTRRCQARLPLPCPECGLRFRHAPFLALHRQVHAAATPHLGFTCHLCGQSFPGWVALVLHLRAHSAAKRPIACPECERRFWRRKQLRAHLRRCHPPAPEARPFICGNCGRSFAQWDQLVVHKRVHVAEALEEAAAKALGPRPRGRPAVTAPRPGGDAVDRPFQCACCGKRFRHKPNLIAHRRVHTGERPHQCPECGKRFTNKPYLTSHRRIHTGEKPYPCTECGRRFRHKPNLLSHSKIHRRSEGSAQAAAPGAGSPQLPAGSLEPPAEPPAEAVMQPTQGPAPDSTRQDQAETPASLYSCDDCGRSFRLERFLRAHQRQHTGERPFTCAECGKNFGKKTHLVAHSRVHSGERPFACEECGRRFSQGSHLAAHRRDHAPERPFVCPDCGKAFRHKPYLAAHRRIHTGEKPYVCPDCGKAFSQKSNLVSHRRIHTGERPYACPDCDRSFSQKSNLITHRKSHIRDGAFCCAICGQTFDDEERLLAHQKKHDA
- the REPIN1 gene encoding replication initiator 1 isoform X1, which encodes MDARRGPAQPAGEFSLTSGGYRSVGRSRRGSCRSIPRNIPRRSWKKPAPQLCSLQAEAGPMLEHRCRDPLAMGPAQHRLISGTSQKSPQSLETESRRLKQQGTSVAQAPGQAPGRAHRCAHCRRHFPSWVALWLHTRRCQARLPLPCPECGLRFRHAPFLALHRQVHAAATPHLGFTCHLCGQSFPGWVALVLHLRAHSAAKRPIACPECERRFWRRKQLRAHLRRCHPPAPEARPFICGNCGRSFAQWDQLVVHKRVHVAEALEEAAAKALGPRPRGRPAVTAPRPGGDAVDRPFQCACCGKRFRHKPNLIAHRRVHTGERPHQCPECGKRFTNKPYLTSHRRIHTGEKPYPCTECGRRFRHKPNLLSHSKIHRRSEGSAQAAAPGAGSPQLPAGSLEPPAEPPAEAVMQPTQGPAPDSTRQDQAETPASLYSCDDCGRSFRLERFLRAHQRQHTGERPFTCAECGKNFGKKTHLVAHSRVHSGERPFACEECGRRFSQGSHLAAHRRDHAPERPFVCPDCGKAFRHKPYLAAHRRIHTGEKPYVCPDCGKAFSQKSNLVSHRRIHTGERPYACPDCDRSFSQKSNLITHRKSHIRDGAFCCAICGQTFDDEERLLAHQKKHDA
- the REPIN1 gene encoding replication initiator 1 isoform X2 translates to MGVGVSLLLQFSLTSGGYRSVGRSRRGSCRSIPRNIPRRSWKKPAPQLCSLQAEAGPMLEHRCRDPLAMGPAQHRLISGTSQKSPQSLETESRRLKQQGTSVAQAPGQAPGRAHRCAHCRRHFPSWVALWLHTRRCQARLPLPCPECGLRFRHAPFLALHRQVHAAATPHLGFTCHLCGQSFPGWVALVLHLRAHSAAKRPIACPECERRFWRRKQLRAHLRRCHPPAPEARPFICGNCGRSFAQWDQLVVHKRVHVAEALEEAAAKALGPRPRGRPAVTAPRPGGDAVDRPFQCACCGKRFRHKPNLIAHRRVHTGERPHQCPECGKRFTNKPYLTSHRRIHTGEKPYPCTECGRRFRHKPNLLSHSKIHRRSEGSAQAAAPGAGSPQLPAGSLEPPAEPPAEAVMQPTQGPAPDSTRQDQAETPASLYSCDDCGRSFRLERFLRAHQRQHTGERPFTCAECGKNFGKKTHLVAHSRVHSGERPFACEECGRRFSQGSHLAAHRRDHAPERPFVCPDCGKAFRHKPYLAAHRRIHTGEKPYVCPDCGKAFSQKSNLVSHRRIHTGERPYACPDCDRSFSQKSNLITHRKSHIRDGAFCCAICGQTFDDEERLLAHQKKHDA